From one Flavobacterium kingsejongi genomic stretch:
- a CDS encoding SDR family oxidoreductase, with translation MNTTNNTVLITGGSAGIGFEMARQFSEKGNKVIITGRNEDRLKTAAAQLSNVTAIRADVTNEADTLQLVAQLQKDFPALNIVINNAGSAYYYDLAASTNSFKNAQEEILTNYLSIIRLNELLLPALQEQATAAIVNVSSIVAFVPGARLPTYSASKAALHSYTQSLRVALRSSTVSVFELMPPLVNTNFSKDIGGENGIAPAQVAQDLVQALATDQTEIHVGMTADLYNAFLASPADALLMVNPVS, from the coding sequence ATGAATACAACAAATAATACCGTATTAATTACCGGCGGAAGTGCCGGTATCGGATTCGAAATGGCCCGTCAGTTCTCTGAAAAAGGCAACAAAGTAATCATCACCGGGCGCAATGAAGACCGCCTTAAGACGGCAGCTGCCCAACTCAGCAATGTGACCGCCATCCGTGCCGATGTGACCAATGAAGCAGATACCCTGCAGTTAGTCGCACAACTGCAAAAGGACTTCCCAGCCCTTAACATTGTAATCAATAATGCGGGCAGCGCTTACTATTATGACCTCGCAGCCAGTACAAACAGTTTTAAAAACGCACAGGAAGAAATACTGACCAATTACCTTTCCATCATCCGCCTCAATGAGCTTCTGCTGCCTGCCCTGCAAGAACAAGCTACAGCAGCCATTGTAAATGTATCTTCTATTGTGGCTTTCGTACCGGGTGCGCGCCTTCCTACCTACAGTGCCAGCAAAGCAGCATTGCATTCGTATACCCAGTCTTTACGAGTGGCTTTACGTTCCAGTACCGTATCTGTTTTTGAACTTATGCCTCCTTTGGTGAATACTAATTTTTCGAAAGATATAGGCGGTGAAAATGGTATCGCTCCGGCACAGGTAGCCCAGGACTTAGTACAGGCACTTGCTACGGACCAAACTGAGATACATGTGGGAATGACTGCGGACTTATACAACGCCTTTCTTGCCTCTCCGGCCGATGCCCTGTTGATGGTAAATCCGGTATCCTAA
- a CDS encoding cytochrome d ubiquinol oxidase subunit II, with product MLYIVLFFLAFSFFLYVLLGGADFGAGILELFSSKENKKLIKKTVYSVMGPVWEANHIWIIILIVILWIAFPGYYNILVIYLHIPLTLVLLGITLRGVAFVFRHYDAVKDKSQILYDKMFELSCVVTPIFLGMTFGTLISGNIVLMDPAENPDFVILFITPWFQAFPIAIGLFFAALCTFLAATFLIGEVDLENRKLYIRKATIATYTVILLGLITLVIGYTQEKQFVLDFIQNYYALGLVSISAILIFPLWYSIRKGDYILCRFFAGLQVILIITAALFAHYPDIIITKTGAISLLDNAAPPEVIKVLAISLLVGGFLILPGLFHLLKSFKMIKILETTTAPDHDH from the coding sequence CCGATTTTGGTGCTGGGATCCTCGAGCTGTTTTCATCAAAGGAAAATAAAAAACTGATTAAAAAAACCGTATACAGTGTGATGGGCCCGGTATGGGAAGCCAACCACATCTGGATTATTATCCTTATCGTAATCCTCTGGATTGCTTTTCCCGGGTATTACAATATACTTGTGATCTACCTGCACATCCCACTGACGTTGGTCTTGCTCGGCATTACCCTGCGTGGGGTCGCCTTTGTGTTCCGGCATTATGATGCAGTAAAAGACAAATCCCAGATCCTATACGACAAGATGTTTGAGCTTTCCTGTGTGGTCACCCCGATTTTCCTCGGAATGACTTTTGGTACCCTGATCAGTGGCAATATAGTACTGATGGATCCTGCGGAAAATCCCGATTTTGTCATCCTTTTTATTACACCCTGGTTCCAGGCCTTCCCGATTGCTATCGGCCTATTCTTTGCCGCCTTATGTACTTTCCTCGCTGCTACGTTCCTAATTGGGGAAGTGGATCTTGAAAACCGTAAATTATACATCCGTAAAGCGACAATCGCCACCTATACGGTCATATTACTGGGACTGATTACATTGGTCATCGGCTACACCCAGGAAAAACAATTTGTACTCGATTTCATCCAGAATTACTATGCCCTCGGGCTGGTGAGTATTTCGGCCATCTTAATATTCCCACTCTGGTACAGCATCCGCAAAGGCGATTACATCCTCTGCCGCTTTTTTGCCGGACTGCAGGTGATCCTGATTATTACTGCGGCACTTTTTGCCCACTATCCCGATATTATCATCACCAAAACCGGAGCGATCAGCCTGCTCGATAATGCCGCTCCTCCGGAAGTGATTAAAGTATTGGCCATTTCATTATTGGTTGGGGGATTCCTGATCTTACCGGGACTATTTCATTTGCTGAAATCCTTTAAGATGATTAAAATTTTAGAAACAACTACAGCACCGGATCACGATCATTAA
- the fabF gene encoding beta-ketoacyl-ACP synthase II encodes MKRVVITGMGALTPIGNSTAEFWSNLKAGKSGASPITKFDPAKFKTQFGCELKDFNPLDHIEKSEARKYDLYTQYALIAVEEAVQQAKINFETLNCNRIGVIWGSGNGGITTFEEQVTEYAVGNGTPRFNPYFIPKMIVDIASGVISIKYGLRGINFTTVSACATSNTAIIDAFNYIRWGKADMIITGGSEAAITATAVGGFNASKALSVRNDSPETASRPFDPTRDGFVIGEGAGALVLESYESALARNAPIIAEIVGGGMAADAYHLTGTHPQGEGAYLGMLAALEDAEIQPEAIDYINMHATSTPMGDRSELIAVQRVFGIRPELNISATKSMTGHLLGAAGAIEAIASVMAIVDGCVPPTINTVTVDPDFSESFDFTLGTAQHKPLRYAMSNTFGFGGHIATTIFKKFKH; translated from the coding sequence ATGAAAAGAGTTGTTATTACCGGAATGGGCGCACTGACCCCTATCGGAAATAGTACGGCAGAATTTTGGTCGAACCTGAAAGCCGGAAAAAGCGGTGCGAGCCCGATTACGAAATTTGACCCGGCAAAGTTCAAGACGCAGTTTGGTTGTGAGCTGAAGGATTTTAATCCACTGGATCATATTGAAAAAAGTGAAGCCCGGAAATATGACCTGTACACCCAATACGCACTGATTGCCGTTGAAGAAGCGGTACAACAGGCAAAAATTAATTTTGAAACCCTAAACTGCAACCGGATTGGCGTCATCTGGGGCAGCGGTAATGGGGGAATCACCACCTTTGAAGAGCAGGTTACGGAATATGCTGTTGGCAATGGCACTCCCCGGTTCAATCCATATTTCATCCCTAAAATGATTGTGGATATTGCCTCCGGAGTGATTTCAATTAAATACGGGCTGCGGGGTATTAATTTCACTACGGTTTCTGCCTGTGCTACTTCCAATACAGCTATTATTGATGCTTTTAACTATATCCGCTGGGGAAAGGCCGACATGATAATTACCGGAGGATCCGAAGCTGCCATTACAGCAACGGCAGTAGGCGGTTTTAATGCTTCCAAAGCACTATCGGTACGGAACGATAGCCCGGAAACGGCTTCGCGTCCCTTTGACCCTACCCGGGATGGTTTTGTAATTGGCGAAGGTGCCGGAGCCTTGGTGCTCGAAAGTTATGAGAGTGCCTTGGCACGAAATGCGCCTATCATTGCGGAAATCGTCGGAGGTGGTATGGCTGCTGATGCCTATCACCTCACCGGTACCCATCCCCAAGGCGAAGGTGCCTACCTGGGGATGCTGGCGGCACTGGAAGATGCCGAAATACAACCGGAAGCCATCGACTACATCAACATGCATGCTACATCAACCCCAATGGGCGACCGCAGTGAACTGATCGCGGTACAACGGGTATTTGGGATCCGCCCGGAACTGAACATCAGTGCAACCAAATCTATGACAGGCCACCTGCTTGGTGCTGCCGGCGCTATAGAAGCTATTGCTTCAGTCATGGCGATAGTAGATGGCTGTGTTCCGCCGACGATCAATACCGTTACAGTAGATCCCGATTTTAGCGAAAGCTTCGATTTTACACTGGGTACTGCGCAACACAAACCCCTGCGCTATGCCATGAGTAATACTTTTGGATTTGGTGGCCATATTGCGACGACCATCTTTAAAAAATTTAAACACTAA
- a CDS encoding TetR/AcrR family transcriptional regulator, which produces MTKAEKTKQFIIEKTAPIFNKKGFTGTSLNDMTVATGLTKGSIYGNFGNKDEVVLAAFDYNYGQISRHMIQQMHQKNTATEKLQVYLDTFAGFHTNPLLQYGCPILNTATESDDTHPELRKKAASAIEKWQIAIATLVAEGIRDGEFKPEEDVTAFAYGFIAVIEGGIMITKVTGNMAGLKSAMQVAQKMIMALQA; this is translated from the coding sequence ATGACAAAAGCAGAAAAGACGAAACAGTTCATCATTGAAAAGACCGCGCCTATTTTTAATAAAAAAGGCTTTACTGGTACTTCGCTGAATGATATGACCGTGGCTACCGGATTAACCAAGGGTAGTATTTACGGCAACTTTGGCAACAAAGATGAAGTAGTACTCGCTGCCTTTGACTACAACTACGGACAGATCAGCAGGCACATGATCCAGCAGATGCACCAAAAGAATACGGCTACGGAAAAACTACAGGTCTATCTCGATACCTTTGCCGGATTTCATACCAATCCACTCCTGCAGTATGGCTGCCCCATTTTAAATACAGCAACCGAAAGCGACGATACCCACCCCGAATTGCGAAAAAAAGCGGCTTCCGCCATAGAGAAATGGCAAATTGCTATTGCTACTCTTGTAGCGGAGGGCATCCGGGACGGGGAATTCAAACCTGAAGAAGATGTAACAGCTTTTGCTTACGGATTTATCGCCGTGATTGAAGGGGGCATTATGATTACCAAAGTAACCGGGAATATGGCAGGGCTGAAATCAGCCATGCAGGTGGCTCAGAAAATGATCATGGCATTACAGGCCTGA
- a CDS encoding PaaI family thioesterase gives MDNKAFQFLKDRIGQEVQHSPSPFMNWLKPVMRTVEEGKLEFEYTIRNEMTNPMGTLHGGITAAIIDDCIGATLISYGEPWFYTTVNLVIDYFAAAKENDILIAESTIIKKGNQIVNAQCNVWNADKSRLIAKGYTNLLKIEPRNK, from the coding sequence ATGGACAACAAAGCATTTCAATTTTTAAAAGACCGCATCGGACAAGAGGTGCAACACTCCCCTTCTCCCTTTATGAACTGGCTCAAACCAGTTATGCGTACCGTAGAAGAAGGCAAACTCGAATTTGAATACACCATCCGTAATGAAATGACCAACCCTATGGGAACGTTACATGGCGGAATTACCGCAGCCATCATTGATGATTGCATCGGGGCTACCCTGATTTCCTATGGCGAGCCCTGGTTTTATACCACCGTCAACTTGGTCATCGATTATTTTGCCGCAGCCAAAGAAAATGATATCCTGATTGCAGAGAGTACCATCATCAAAAAAGGAAACCAGATTGTCAATGCCCAGTGTAACGTCTGGAATGCCGATAAATCCCGCCTGATCGCTAAAGGGTATACGAATCTTCTTAAAATAGAACCCAGAAATAAATAA